A window from Heteronotia binoei isolate CCM8104 ecotype False Entrance Well chromosome 15, APGP_CSIRO_Hbin_v1, whole genome shotgun sequence encodes these proteins:
- the WNT9B gene encoding protein Wnt-9b — MMPVSRRTRAFGTPLGTCRIVLSFSFPSSRLTRKEALIQFPLLGPSTHPAQGRAHLKQCDLLRLSRKQKRLCRREPGLAETLRDAVRLGIVECQYQFRNERWNCSLEGRAELLKEGFKETAFLYAVSSAALTHSLARACSAGRMERCTCDDSPDLENRKAWQWGVCGDNLKFSIRFLKNFLGQKKVGKDLKAKVDMHNTNMGIKAVKNGLKTTCKCHGVSGSCAVRTCWKQLSPFHETGKLLKLRYDHAVKVLSTSNDAMGHSELASPQPHGRLPKGPSAPRPTDLVYMEDSPPFCSLSKYSMGTAGRTCSRELNCDSMCCGRGYNTQARLVSFACHCQVQWCCYVECQQCVQEEVVYSCK, encoded by the exons ATGATGCCTGTTTCAAGGCGTACAAGAGCATTTGGGACACCGTTAGGCACTTGTAGGattgttctctctttctccttcccctcctctaggCTGACTCGGAAGGAAGCCTTAATCCAGTTCCCTCTGCTGGGGCCCTCCACGCATCCCGCCCAGGGGAGAGCTCACCTGAAGCAATGCGACCTGCTCCGGCTGTCCCGTAAGCAGAAGAGGCTTTGCCGGCGGGAACCAGGGCTGGCGGAGACACTGCGGGATGCCGTCCGGCTGGGGATTGTGGAGTGCCAGTACCAGTTCCGCAACGAGCGCTGGAACTGCagcctggaggggagggcagAACTCTTGAAGGAAG GCTTCAAAGAAACGGCCTTTCTCTATGCGGTGTCTTCGGCGGCACTGACTCACTCCCTGGCTCGAGCGTGCAGCGCGGGGCGGATGGAGCGCTGCACGTGCGACGACTCTCCGGACCTGGAGAACCGCAAGGCCTGGCAGTGGGGGGTGTGCGGAGACAACCTCAAGTTCAGCATCAGGTTCCTGAAGAATTTCCTCGGCCAAAAGAAAGTTGGGAAGGATCTGAAGGCCAAAGTGGATATGCACAACACCAACATGGGCATCAAG GCTGTGAAAAATGGCCTGAAGACAACTTGCAAGTGCCATGGGGTTTCCGGCTCGTGTGCCGTGCGAACCTGCTGGAAACAGCTGTCCCCGTTCCACGAGACGGGGAAGCTGCTCAAGCTGCGCTACGACCACGCCGTCAAGGTCCTCAGCACCTCCAACGACGCCATGGGCCACTCGGAGCTGGCCAGCCCTCAGCCCCACGGCCGCTTGCCCAAAGGCCCCTCGGCTCCCCGCCCCACGGACCTGGTTTACATGGAGGACTCCCCGCCCTTCTGCTCACTCAGCAAGTACTCGATGGGCACTGCCGGAAGGACCTGCTCCCGCGAGCTCAACTGCGACAGCATGTGCTGCGGCCGTGGGTACAACACCCAGGCCCGCCTGGTCTCCTTCGCCTGCCACTGCCAGGTGCAGTGGTGTTGCTACGTGGAGTGCCAGCAGTGCGTGCAAGAGGAGGTGGTCTACAGCTGCAAGTAG